TATACTTGTCGAACTGCAGATTTCTACGTGAAAAAAACACGTGAAGTTTTGATCTGTTGCCGTAATTGTTTCTCCTTCAGTCCAGCTGCCGACGGGTGAAAAGATCACCTTCCTGGACACTCCGGGTCACGCCGCCTTCTCCTCGATGAGAGCCCGCGGCGCCAACGCCACCGACATAGTGGTCCTGGTGGTGGCTGCCGACGATGGTGTTATGAACCAGACGGTGGAGTCCATCCAGCACGCCCGGAGAGCCAAAGGTAAGCGCTCAGCCCGAGGCCGGTGTTGTGttctctctcctgcagctttACCCTCTTTCCGCTGTCGTCTCAGTTCCGATTATCGTGGCGGTGAATAAGTGCGATAAGCCTCAGGCCGACCCTCAGAGAGTCAAACAGGAGCTTTTGGCTCACGACGTCGTCTGTGAGGAGTTCGGAGGAGACGTTCAGGCGATCCACGTCTCTGCTCTCAAGGTGAACTCGATACACATTTtagtcttaaagctgcattctctccaacggccaccagggggcgacgcTTCTGCTCCTGTGGCCGTCAATAAGAAGAATACTTGCTGCTGTTTTAGGGCGACAACCTGCTGTCTTTGGCCGAGGCCACGGTTGCGCTGGCGGAGGTTTTGGAGCTGAAGGCGGAGCCTACCGGTGCCGTGGAAGGCCTCATCATCGAAAGTCGCACCGACAAAGGGAGAGGGTGAGTCCTCCGTGACCTCTCCAAACAGAAGGTAACCCCGGTTCTGAGAGCTCCTCCTCGTGTCTCCTCAGTCCTGTAACTTCTGCCATTGTCCAGCGCGGGACGTTGAGGCGCGGTTGCGTCCTGGTGGCGGGGAGGAGTTGGGCCAAAGTCCGCTACTTGTTTGATGAGAACGGGCGAGCGGTGACCGAGGCCGGGCCGAGCGCGACGGTGCAGGTGGTGGGCTGGAAGGACCTGCCGTCTGCCGGAGAGGTCCTCCTGGAGGTGGAGTCGGAGGTGAGGACACTGAGGACACGCCGGCGGGACGTCCTCGCTGAGCGCTGCCGTTGTCGCTGATGGTTTGTGTGTCGTGGAGCAGCAGCGAGCGAGGGAGGTCGTGGAGTGGAGGACTTACgccgaggagcaggagaagctgcaggaggagcagggcgtCATCGAGCTCAAGCAGAAGCTGCACCTGGAGGAGtacaggaaggagagggaggggctaACTCACCtgagctggaggcagaggaagtCGGCCCTGTACCGAGCCAACAAGAACAAGTTTGCTGCGAGGCCGAGCGAGCGGACGCAGAGCGCCGAGCCGAGCCTGCCGCTCATCATCAAAGGTCCGCAGCTCCGGTCGGGACCCCGCAGGGGTTCGCTAAACGCACAGCTGCATTGTGGTTGATCTTCATgtccgacctttgacctgcaggaGATGTGGACGGCTCGGTGGAGGCCATTCTTAACCTGCTGGAGAGCTACGAGTCTCAGCAGCAGTGTCAGCTGGAGGTGCTTCACTTCGGCATTGGAGACGTTTCAGAGAACGACGTCAACGTGGCCGATGCCTTCTCAGGTAAGgagagtgggcggagccagagGCCCTGGACCCTGTGACAGAAACTCCTCCTGAACTTCCGTCTCCCTCAACAGGTTCCATCTACGGCTTCAACGTTGCAGCCAGCAGGTCCATCCAGCAGCTGGCGGCGAAGCGAGGCGTCCCGCTGAGACTCCACTCCATCATCTACAAGCTGATCGacgagctgaaggaggagctgagcAGCAAACTGCCTCCTCTGCGCTCAGAGAACATCGTGGGTGAGGAACCTCAGTGTGAGGCCTCCGAGGACCAGACGTTTGGTGGTTCTTTAGATGTTCAGCCTCCCGTTTCACAATGAATACATCGTAGAACAAGCGGTTAAAACCTCTTTATCAATAATCGAGCGCCGCCTACAGATGATCTGTCACCTTATTGGTCAATAGATCTGGAAACTTCTCCACCATGTGACAAACATCTGTAGTATCAACGGTTCAATAGAATTGTTACTGTGAAAGAAGAACATAACAGCTGGTTGACGTACTGGAGGCGATTGTTGGAATGTTCTGCTGCACAAACCCAACCTGACGGCATCGATGTGgctccacacgctgcagccggctGTCGTACTTCTTGCCGTGTAGACGTCGTCTCTGGATTCTAACATTTCCTTTAGAGACGTTTAATGTTTTTACGCCTAACACAAGAAACATCTGGCCGATGGAAACGGGCCTCTGCTTCCAGCACAGCTGTTGATTAGTGTGGATCCGCCTGCAGGTGAAGCGACGGTGCTCACCATGTTTGACGTCTCTGTGGGGAAGAAGAAGGTTCCGGTCGCCGGCTGTCGGGTTCAGAAAGGTCGACTGGACCGCCGCTTGAAGTTCAGACTGGTCCGTGGACGGGACGTAGTGTGGGAAGGTGAGTCGGACCTCCACGGTACCGGTGCAGCGTccacacaggaagtgaaactCATTCTTAGACTGCTGCTGTCTGCCATCTATCGACCCGTAATCTAAGAGTGGACCTGACCGGTCCTGTAAGACAAGAACCTACCGCCCCGTTTCAGATTGAAAGTGAAGCATCATGGGTAAAGCTGACGTTCTCCTGCAGGTTCTTTGGCGGCGCTGAAGCACCACCGAGACGAGGTGCACTCGGTGAAGTCGGGGATGGAATGCGGCCTGTCAGCCGACGGAGACGTGGACTTCAGGACCGGCGACGTCATTGTCTGCTTCGAGGAGCTGGACACTCAGCAGGTCACTTCCTGGGACCCCGGCTTCTAACCCCCgttacccacaatcctctgcTGCCACCAGCGCAAATGTGATAATTTAACGTTGTAACAATTTCTTTGTCTGGACATAAATGATTCAAcccaattttattttgtacggCCCACAATTACGAATTAGCCGCAAAGTGCTCCGTACCTGTGGAacagctgacctttgacccccgaaCTAATGTTGGAGTCTTACACAGAAATTTGTCTTGATCGTTGCAATTCAAACAAGTGTCAAATGCGGCAACAAGAAGAGACGAGGCAACATGTCGTACTTTAGTGGGACAAAGTTCCAAACAACGGTTTCTGTTTCAATCATtttaatacacatttaaaagaaacaagttacataatatttaaagaaaaaagcttGCTGCTCTGTGACAAACCCTCTGAAAAATGAGGCGCATGtttagtaaaaataaaaagctttcacCAAAGAGGCGGCGACCTCGTCACTTCCTCTTGGTCGGTTTGGCGATCAGCGCCGGGTCGATCTGCTCTGGGGTCAGCCCTCTGACGGAGAAGAGCCGCTGTGCGCGCTCCTTCAGGGTCCCCCCGCACTTCAACCCGCGAGACATCAGTTCCCCCTTCAGCACGTCCAGACCCAGAGACTCCAGCTGCGCCAGATCCAGATCCACCAGAACCAGGTCCTGATCATCAACACATAGTTCAGCGCCACATCCGAGGGTTTGAGTTGTcgaaggttcctcactgagtgaaGTACTCTAaggctaaggaaaggagcttaaATGCTTCCTTCCTTTAGGAGCCACTGGAGCAGCCTtaccaaaggaaaggagataaatataaagaattgtgggacggaattaACTAGAGACGCATCATTGGTCCGTTCACTGAGAATACCGATGACGTACAAACgcagatcatgtgactaactGGTTTGCGTTAATAAGGTTttcctttgaacctggttgtttgtgtgtctgcacgactcacaccaacaacacatgaagcatcggAGACGCTTCTTTGTAGCCGCTGCAGACGGACGTCCCCAacaagcgtctccgtccatcacaactaGCAGCTCAGTGGAAGAGGAGTCCATTCACTAAACACCGCCTTGTCCTTTCCTAAGTCCTCATCAACTCTCCTAACCACCTTTCCTTtcccacagaggtcaaggaaaggTGGTTAGAAATAGACGGCAGGCCATTTTTTGGCAACTCAAATGCAGCCAAAAGCTCTTTGCTCAATATTTCATATGGAATGACCACCCACCTGATGCGGAGACGCTCTCTGGTCCTGTGAGGGCTTAGGAGTCTGGTCTCTGGGGGCTTCAGGAGAACCCTGGTCCTGTGGGGGCTTGGGAGTCTGGTCTCTGGGGGCTTGAGTAGGACCATGGTCCTCAAAGGGTCTGGGAGTCTGGTGGTCTGAGGAGGCGtctgaggagctgaaggagacgAGGATTTCAACAGAACGATTAGTAAAAATTGCCGACGCGTCGTTTATTATAAAAACATTCAGTCTTTTTTATTCTGCATTTCAATACACCAAAAGACGCTGTCGCTTCTATCGTCTACCTGCACCGAGGGAAGAAGTGAACCAAACAACCTGCAGAACAGCGcatcaccacggcaacgcaGGTACATTCAAAGCGTCTCCTCATAGTGAGTTTAGTGAGCCTCTAACTTCTCGTACGGTTCACGCTCACATGTTGGAGAACAGCTGGTTCACTTCTGTTAAACAACGtagtaaataaagtatttatttgttcTGAATAGTTAATGTTACCTCCACTAAGTGCTCTTCAAACAAGATGGGAAAAAACTATATTTcatattaatacaactactcaTGTGATGCCTGAACAGAAACATATTCGTATCTGTCATATACAAGtttttttattgccaaagcttttttggggcttttcttcaaattgaacaatacATGAACTGTTTAGTTTCATTGCAGTGTAAAAACCAAAAGGGTGTCGATTGGTTCATTGgcatttggggaatattaatgatttaatttgagatgtatgctcattgtgcaggaactactGACATGTAACATATTGAAGGCACGAGAGCGTTTATCTACCGTGTGACTGAACTTTGTATTTAGTCAACGCTTTGCTgctaaaataaagacaaaagaatCAAACGATCTCGTCATTCGCGTGAATGTCTGCAGAACGCAGCTACACTCGGTTTGCAACTTTCAGAGGACGGACCGTCCGACGGgacgttatgtgtgtgtgtgtgtgtgtgtgtgtgtgtgtgtgtgtgtgtgtgtgtccatcggGGCGGAACCTTGCAGATTTTAATAACGGAGGGAAACACGGACTTAAATAGCTGCACAAGCGgtacgctaacgttagctgttgcGGGGAGGCGTCATCAATGCGTCTGGGTGCGGTCGGTACCGGCTGCACAGGTACACATATGGCACCGGATCTCGGTACCCAACCCTAATTACGAGCGACCTACTGGAGCATAAGAAAAGGATCATTAAAGCTGGTGTTTCCTCTCTATGTTCGTACTAAGCAGCGGGCAGCGGTTTGTCCCTCAGAGGCTCATGAAGCCTCAGATGAAGGAGCTGGACAGAGAACATCCTCAACATCCTCGGCACTTAgactttattgttattttcagtTGCT
The sequence above is a segment of the Gasterosteus aculeatus chromosome 9, fGasAcu3.hap1.1, whole genome shotgun sequence genome. Coding sequences within it:
- the mtif2 gene encoding translation initiation factor IF-2, mitochondrial is translated as MSVMSSVMRGARRLVRADPALLSNFPSLPILCPAGSSAFPLTCQQTRKYASKQVKGQKKDPKNQKVKVKVDKQEVEIKQNMTVASLAEAMNKDFDHVLEALLNTSVDLDSLEPDSVLEERWIKEVVTRSGMKFRWAKLSETKERPNRDVHRKPPADPSLLAQRPPVVTIMGHVDHGKTTLLDSLRKSQIVSTEAGGITQHIGAFLVQLPTGEKITFLDTPGHAAFSSMRARGANATDIVVLVVAADDGVMNQTVESIQHARRAKVPIIVAVNKCDKPQADPQRVKQELLAHDVVCEEFGGDVQAIHVSALKGDNLLSLAEATVALAEVLELKAEPTGAVEGLIIESRTDKGRGPVTSAIVQRGTLRRGCVLVAGRSWAKVRYLFDENGRAVTEAGPSATVQVVGWKDLPSAGEVLLEVESEQRAREVVEWRTYAEEQEKLQEEQGVIELKQKLHLEEYRKEREGLTHLSWRQRKSALYRANKNKFAARPSERTQSAEPSLPLIIKGDVDGSVEAILNLLESYESQQQCQLEVLHFGIGDVSENDVNVADAFSGSIYGFNVAASRSIQQLAAKRGVPLRLHSIIYKLIDELKEELSSKLPPLRSENIVGEATVLTMFDVSVGKKKVPVAGCRVQKGRLDRRLKFRLVRGRDVVWEGSLAALKHHRDEVHSVKSGMECGLSADGDVDFRTGDVIVCFEELDTQQVTSWDPGF